In Leptospira bouyouniensis, the following proteins share a genomic window:
- a CDS encoding ATP-binding protein, translated as MLSHNGTKVLAPVNGVATLTADQKFFQIKQDGSWSTNSIYQFQSYDFSTLIDAFDEGALASLDIQDMPLKDYFLKYKSNSNFQIVLSPFSRYQHLDFEEMILTSMKEAYVSFIELLKTIFPKVEVTNFFEIPTLKFEHPNGIPEYFLHKQFQWDVTKAKKALQSNSVLYLGAETIYHILRKLYFGEPFTKRHLAVFLVDRKGRMDLEPRQFFLTNGQSLAFIPNNMDKRYKIASFDTVFEAIQPMDVNSLGYFNIYDHYSITLYEKLPAVRKEFSCIDCMECNHYCPTQTNPFQLIKGKIEEFDKDKCVSCGICTVYCPSGIDIRKRIEEVV; from the coding sequence ATGCTTTCCCATAACGGAACTAAGGTGCTGGCTCCTGTCAATGGAGTCGCAACTTTAACGGCAGATCAAAAATTCTTTCAAATCAAACAAGATGGTTCTTGGTCCACTAATTCCATTTATCAATTTCAAAGTTATGATTTTAGTACGTTAATAGATGCGTTTGATGAAGGAGCTCTGGCGTCTCTTGATATTCAGGATATGCCACTTAAGGATTATTTTTTAAAATATAAATCAAATTCAAACTTTCAAATTGTTTTATCTCCATTCTCTCGTTACCAACATTTAGATTTTGAAGAAATGATCTTAACTTCAATGAAAGAAGCATATGTAAGTTTCATTGAATTACTAAAAACAATTTTTCCAAAAGTTGAAGTCACAAATTTTTTTGAAATACCAACGTTGAAGTTTGAACACCCGAATGGGATTCCCGAATATTTTTTGCACAAACAATTCCAGTGGGATGTAACAAAAGCAAAAAAAGCACTACAGTCAAATTCGGTTTTATATTTGGGAGCAGAAACTATTTATCATATTTTGCGTAAGTTATATTTTGGTGAACCATTCACCAAACGACACTTAGCTGTTTTTTTAGTAGATCGAAAAGGACGAATGGATTTAGAACCACGTCAGTTTTTTTTGACCAATGGACAATCGTTAGCTTTTATTCCAAACAATATGGATAAACGATATAAAATTGCTTCTTTTGATACAGTTTTTGAAGCTATCCAACCCATGGATGTAAATTCACTTGGTTACTTTAATATTTATGATCATTATTCGATTACTTTATATGAAAAACTCCCAGCTGTTCGAAAAGAGTTTAGTTGTATTGATTGTATGGAGTGTAATCATTACTGTCCAACGCAAACAAATCCTTTTCAATTGATTAAAGGAAAAATAGAAGAATTCGATAAAGATAAATGTGTTAGTTGTGGGATTTGTACTGTGTACTGTCCTTCTGGAATTGATATTCGAAAACGAATAGAAGAGGTTGTTTAA
- a CDS encoding PTS sugar transporter subunit IIA, with amino-acid sequence MNQLLEILDPKNIIFDFKASTKEDAIRKMISHLVTTQTLEAIHEEETVSSLMNREKSMSTGIGSGVAIPHCSVHYVNELKCAMAISPGGIDFDALDHGLVQIFIMLIVPKNKFQDHIKTLALIAKTLNIPEEREKLIKAKNFEEIQKAFLSKS; translated from the coding sequence ATGAATCAACTTCTGGAGATTCTGGACCCAAAAAATATCATTTTCGACTTTAAAGCATCCACGAAAGAAGATGCAATTCGAAAGATGATTTCTCATCTGGTCACCACACAAACATTAGAGGCTATACATGAGGAAGAAACTGTATCTTCCTTAATGAATCGCGAAAAATCGATGTCGACTGGTATTGGAAGTGGAGTTGCAATTCCTCATTGTTCTGTTCATTATGTTAATGAACTCAAGTGTGCAATGGCAATTTCACCTGGTGGTATTGATTTTGATGCATTAGACCATGGACTAGTACAGATCTTTATCATGTTGATCGTTCCCAAAAACAAATTTCAGGATCATATCAAAACTCTAGCTTTAATTGCAAAAACTTTAAACATTCCTGAAGAAAGAGAAAAACTGATCAAAGCCAAAAATTTCGAAGAAATCCAAAAGGCATTCCTCTCGAAAAGTTAA